In Desulfosediminicola ganghwensis, a single window of DNA contains:
- a CDS encoding DUF445 family protein — protein MSLLPVELAPYLKYAAPPLVGAFIGYLTNRVAIRMLFRPLKEWRVFGLRVPMTPGVIPSKRAQLADNMGEVVGDHLLTSTEIGNALKEDKFQQHLLNVISERVGDILHRDLGSIAELVPQKFSIYFDLGLRTVKHQLKENVHEFIDSDDFEEQIGQAIENKFEHILDRQVGDMLNSGQRDFVYGFLEESLQRMLASPVMEEWVNEFVRQKVYETLQQEKCLSEVLPETLLELIETSIRQQTPNILKKLAEILKDEQVRTNIVQGACGGVESFITSLGPMSAMVQNFISMETVEVKIREYLDEKEEDIQNWLGSEELQEKVGAILSERFAHFCTTPLVKLINTADADKVDTFCATASAQISALLREKEVSVALSAMIKNNVETHLDDGNVRIRTLLFDFFGPTGSVTAKNWAKKECVSLLRSADTKKTLDALLESLVDTVVHKKIGKISNVLPGDVRKEIYLSIQKMASSMLEKEVPGLVDSLDIRQIVADKLNSLDLLRLERLLLSIMEEQFKYINLFGALLGFILGCLNLVFLHLT, from the coding sequence ATGTCCTTGCTACCAGTTGAACTCGCACCTTACCTGAAATATGCTGCACCGCCCCTGGTTGGTGCGTTCATTGGCTATTTAACCAATCGTGTCGCCATCCGCATGCTGTTCAGGCCACTCAAAGAGTGGCGGGTTTTCGGATTGCGCGTGCCTATGACTCCGGGTGTCATTCCCTCCAAAAGGGCCCAACTTGCTGATAACATGGGTGAGGTTGTCGGGGATCATCTGCTCACCAGCACAGAGATTGGTAACGCGCTCAAAGAAGATAAATTCCAACAACATTTGCTCAATGTTATCTCTGAAAGGGTAGGGGACATCCTCCACCGGGATCTCGGGTCCATTGCCGAGCTGGTGCCGCAAAAATTCTCGATCTACTTTGATCTGGGCCTCAGGACAGTAAAACATCAGCTTAAGGAAAATGTTCATGAGTTTATAGACTCAGACGACTTTGAAGAGCAGATTGGACAGGCTATCGAAAATAAGTTCGAGCATATTCTGGACCGTCAGGTCGGTGACATGCTGAACAGTGGTCAGCGTGACTTTGTCTACGGATTTCTTGAGGAATCTTTGCAGAGAATGCTGGCAAGCCCGGTTATGGAGGAATGGGTTAATGAGTTTGTACGCCAGAAGGTGTATGAAACTTTGCAGCAGGAGAAATGTCTGTCGGAAGTTCTCCCTGAAACGCTGCTTGAGCTGATTGAGACCTCTATACGTCAACAGACTCCCAATATCCTGAAAAAGCTCGCCGAAATTCTCAAAGACGAGCAGGTACGAACAAATATAGTTCAGGGCGCCTGTGGTGGAGTTGAGAGTTTCATTACTTCTCTTGGTCCCATGTCTGCCATGGTGCAGAATTTCATCAGTATGGAGACTGTGGAGGTCAAGATCAGAGAATACCTCGATGAGAAAGAAGAGGATATTCAGAACTGGCTTGGGTCAGAAGAGCTCCAGGAGAAGGTTGGGGCGATTTTATCAGAGAGATTTGCACACTTTTGCACCACGCCACTGGTCAAACTCATAAATACAGCAGATGCCGATAAGGTTGATACATTCTGCGCTACTGCCTCTGCGCAGATTTCTGCTCTGTTAAGAGAAAAAGAAGTATCAGTGGCTCTCTCGGCTATGATCAAGAATAATGTTGAGACTCATCTTGATGATGGCAATGTCCGTATCAGAACGCTGCTCTTTGATTTCTTCGGCCCAACAGGTTCGGTTACAGCGAAAAACTGGGCCAAGAAAGAATGTGTGAGCCTGCTGCGCTCTGCTGATACCAAAAAAACGCTTGATGCACTGCTTGAAAGCCTGGTCGACACAGTAGTTCATAAGAAGATCGGCAAAATATCAAATGTGCTGCCAGGTGATGTCCGTAAAGAAATTTACCTCTCAATCCAGAAAATGGCCTCCTCAATGCTTGAGAAAGAGGTTCCCGGTCTGGTCGACTCACTTGATATCAGACAAATTGTTGCCGATAAGCTGAACTCGCTGGATTTATTGCGCCTGGAACGGTTGCTACTTTCGATTATGGAAGAGCAGTTCAAGTATATCAACCTCTTTGGTGCCTTGCTTGGTTTTATATTAGGTTGTCTGAATCTGGTGTTTCTGCACCTCACGTAA
- a CDS encoding HAD family hydrolase, whose product MNCKAAIFDLDGTLLDTLHDLAYAGNSVLMKRGFPQHPVESYKHFVGDGLKVLMERITPADVDESEIQACCSLFNEIYDSCWDANSRPYPGIIKMLHELKSQGIRCSVLSNKPHQFTRIYIDRFFNSDDFEVVFGQREGVEKKPDPAGAIEIANIMQVDPAQCIYVGDTSVDMRTGKSAGMYTIGVLWGFREKKELQQNNADIIVSSPEEIVEYVLATS is encoded by the coding sequence ATGAATTGTAAAGCTGCAATCTTTGATCTTGACGGTACCTTGCTCGATACCCTCCATGATCTGGCATATGCCGGCAACAGCGTATTGATGAAGCGGGGTTTTCCCCAACACCCTGTCGAGTCATATAAACATTTTGTTGGCGATGGCTTAAAGGTGCTGATGGAAAGAATTACTCCAGCTGATGTTGATGAGAGTGAAATTCAAGCCTGCTGTTCCTTGTTCAATGAAATCTATGATAGCTGCTGGGATGCGAATAGCCGCCCATATCCCGGTATTATCAAAATGCTTCATGAATTGAAGAGTCAAGGCATCCGGTGCAGCGTTCTCTCGAACAAGCCGCATCAGTTTACCAGGATTTATATCGATCGTTTTTTCAACTCAGACGATTTTGAAGTTGTCTTTGGTCAACGTGAAGGCGTTGAGAAAAAGCCTGACCCGGCCGGGGCCATAGAGATAGCGAATATTATGCAGGTTGATCCAGCTCAATGCATTTACGTTGGCGACACCTCTGTGGATATGCGAACGGGTAAATCAGCTGGTATGTATACCATAGGTGTTCTCTGGGGCTTTCGGGAAAAGAAAGAGTTACAACAGAACAACGCCGATATAATTGTTTCAAGCCCTGAGGAGATCGTTGAATATGTCCTTGCTACCAGTTGA
- a CDS encoding succinate dehydrogenase cytochrome b subunit, whose product MWFINFFKTSIGRKYVMAITGLLLVLFLCTHVFGNVTIYLSASAFQHYADALHSLPVLVFIFSTSLFTVLAAHIGFGLYLFFQNREVNSSRYAVQAEIVTEKKSIAAKTMPYSGLLLLLFLLVHVSGFTLSGGEMPISELVKERFSGFFYSLFYLISFAAMALHLTHGFWSMLQTLGANHPRYNDAIDKLTYIVPAFFLIMFGGIPLYFMTGLGSNF is encoded by the coding sequence ATGTGGTTCATCAATTTTTTCAAAACGTCCATCGGAAGAAAGTATGTCATGGCAATTACCGGTTTGTTACTGGTGCTGTTTCTCTGCACCCACGTCTTCGGTAATGTCACAATCTACCTGAGTGCGTCGGCATTTCAACACTATGCTGATGCATTGCACAGCCTCCCTGTACTGGTATTTATTTTCTCTACATCGTTGTTTACGGTTCTTGCCGCGCATATCGGCTTCGGCCTCTACCTGTTTTTTCAAAACAGAGAGGTCAACAGCTCACGCTATGCTGTACAGGCTGAAATCGTGACAGAGAAGAAATCAATCGCGGCAAAGACCATGCCCTATTCCGGTCTTCTTTTGTTATTGTTTCTGCTGGTTCATGTCTCAGGTTTCACCCTTTCCGGAGGTGAGATGCCAATTTCAGAATTGGTTAAAGAGCGATTCAGCGGCTTTTTCTACAGCCTCTTCTACCTCATTTCATTTGCAGCGATGGCACTGCACCTGACGCACGGTTTCTGGTCTATGCTTCAGACTCTGGGAGCCAACCACCCTCGCTACAACGACGCAATTGACAAACTTACGTATATCGTTCCAGCGTTTTTCCTCATTATGTTTGGCGGAATACCACTCTATTTCATGACCGGTCTGGGATCGAATTTTTAA
- a CDS encoding fumarate reductase/succinate dehydrogenase flavoprotein subunit translates to MELNSHIPSGPLSEKWDNHKFANKLVNPANRRKFSVIVVGTGLAGAAASATLAEQGYKVKTFCIQDSPRRAHSIAAQGGINAAKNYQNDGDSVYRLFYDTIKGGDFRAREANVYRLAQVSNNIIDQCVAQGVPFAREYGGTLANRSFGGAQVSRTFYARGQTGQQLLLGAYSALSRQIHAGKVEMYPRREMMDLVVVDGKARGITVRNHITGEIESHSADAVLLCTGGYGNVYFLSTNAMSCNVTAAWRAHKHGAGFANPCFVQIHPTCIPVHGDYQSKLTLMSESLRNDGRVWVPKKQGDTRPPAQIPESERDYYLEGKYPSFGNLVPRDVASRNAKEQCDLNKGVGSTGLAVYLDFADAIKRDGEQTILKKYGNLFQMYEKIVDTNPVNEPMMIYPAVHYTMGGLWVDYNLMTTIPGLFALGECNFSDHGANRLGASALMQGLADGYFVVSPAVANYFGSTPIDKVTADNSEFLASRERVNNRISKILKNSDKGPKGTVTVDEVHKELGKLMWDNCGMARNKEGLKNALEALPAIKDKFWDKVYVPGSGKDLNQSLERAGRVADFLEFADVMIHDALEREESCGCHLREESQTEENEAKRDDNNYSHVSVWEHKGEDEAPVMHKEQLAFENVTPSQRSYK, encoded by the coding sequence ATGGAACTTAATTCTCATATCCCTTCAGGCCCCCTCTCAGAAAAATGGGATAATCATAAATTTGCCAATAAGCTTGTCAACCCTGCAAATCGTAGAAAATTCTCCGTGATTGTGGTGGGAACAGGACTCGCCGGCGCTGCCGCCTCCGCCACTCTCGCAGAACAAGGATATAAAGTAAAAACATTCTGTATTCAGGACAGCCCGCGCCGTGCACACTCCATTGCAGCCCAGGGCGGCATCAACGCTGCAAAAAACTATCAGAACGACGGCGATTCGGTTTACAGACTCTTTTACGACACCATTAAAGGCGGTGACTTTCGGGCCCGTGAAGCTAATGTGTATCGTCTCGCCCAGGTGAGCAACAATATTATCGACCAGTGTGTTGCACAGGGAGTGCCGTTTGCCAGGGAATATGGCGGCACTCTGGCTAACAGGTCTTTTGGTGGCGCCCAGGTAAGTCGTACTTTCTACGCCCGGGGCCAGACAGGTCAGCAGCTGCTGCTTGGAGCATACAGCGCCCTTTCACGCCAGATACATGCCGGTAAAGTAGAGATGTACCCCCGACGGGAGATGATGGATCTGGTCGTAGTAGATGGCAAAGCCCGTGGCATAACGGTTCGCAATCATATTACCGGTGAAATTGAAAGTCACAGTGCAGATGCCGTGCTGCTCTGCACCGGCGGCTATGGTAATGTCTATTTCCTCTCCACCAACGCCATGTCATGTAACGTTACTGCAGCCTGGCGTGCCCACAAGCATGGCGCGGGTTTTGCCAATCCATGCTTTGTACAGATTCATCCGACATGTATTCCGGTTCATGGAGATTATCAGTCAAAACTCACTCTCATGAGTGAAAGTCTGAGAAATGATGGCCGGGTCTGGGTGCCGAAAAAACAAGGTGACACGAGACCACCTGCCCAGATACCTGAGTCGGAGCGTGACTATTACCTCGAAGGTAAATATCCGAGTTTCGGAAACCTGGTACCACGTGATGTTGCCTCCCGTAACGCCAAGGAACAATGCGACCTCAACAAAGGTGTCGGTTCGACCGGCCTTGCTGTCTATCTTGACTTCGCAGATGCAATCAAGCGAGATGGCGAACAGACCATTCTCAAGAAGTATGGCAACCTTTTCCAGATGTACGAAAAAATTGTCGACACCAATCCTGTAAACGAGCCAATGATGATCTACCCAGCTGTGCACTATACAATGGGCGGGCTCTGGGTTGACTATAACCTGATGACCACAATTCCAGGTCTTTTTGCCCTTGGTGAGTGCAACTTCTCAGACCATGGTGCCAACCGATTGGGTGCAAGCGCCTTGATGCAGGGACTGGCGGATGGCTATTTTGTTGTTTCGCCTGCAGTCGCCAATTATTTTGGTTCTACCCCGATTGATAAAGTAACAGCCGACAATTCAGAATTTTTGGCATCCCGTGAACGGGTTAACAACCGGATCAGCAAAATTCTCAAAAACTCAGATAAAGGACCCAAAGGTACCGTCACAGTAGATGAGGTCCATAAAGAGCTCGGCAAACTTATGTGGGATAATTGCGGTATGGCCCGCAACAAGGAGGGGTTGAAAAATGCTCTTGAGGCTCTGCCAGCCATTAAGGATAAATTCTGGGACAAAGTATATGTACCCGGTTCCGGCAAAGACCTGAACCAGTCCCTGGAAAGAGCCGGAAGAGTAGCAGATTTCCTGGAATTTGCCGATGTGATGATTCACGATGCGCTGGAAAGAGAAGAATCATGCGGCTGCCATCTCAGAGAAGAGAGCCAGACTGAAGAAAATGAGGCCAAACGTGACGACAACAACTACTCACACGTTAGTGTCTGGGAACATAAGGGTGAAGATGAAGCTCCGGTAATGCACAAGGAGCAACTCGCGTTTGAAAACGTTACCCCAAGCCAGAGAAGTTACAAATAA
- a CDS encoding succinate dehydrogenase/fumarate reductase iron-sulfur subunit → MANMSSIDLTLQIWRQRNNDALGNFEFYNLDDISTDMSFLEMLDVLNEKLTKEGKDPVAFDHDCREGICGQCGSVVNGIAHGPEKEVTLCQLHMRNFKSGDTIVIEPFRSRAFPVRKDLVVDRSALDRIVQSGGYVSVNTGGVPDGNATPIPSETAELAMDAAACIGCGACVASCPNGAAMLFTSAKISQLCLLPQGQAERKQRALSMVETMDKEGFGNCSNYKACEIVCPKSISIRNIARMNREFVTATLTEG, encoded by the coding sequence GTGGCTAATATGAGCAGCATTGACCTCACACTACAGATCTGGCGCCAGAGAAATAATGACGCGCTTGGCAACTTCGAATTTTACAACTTAGACGATATCAGTACCGATATGTCCTTTCTTGAAATGCTTGACGTGCTGAACGAAAAGCTGACCAAGGAGGGAAAAGACCCTGTTGCTTTTGACCATGATTGTCGGGAAGGGATTTGCGGGCAGTGCGGTTCTGTCGTCAACGGTATAGCACATGGCCCTGAAAAGGAAGTTACCCTTTGCCAGCTGCACATGCGCAACTTCAAATCCGGCGATACTATCGTTATCGAACCGTTTCGCTCGCGTGCTTTTCCTGTCCGAAAAGACCTGGTCGTAGATCGTTCCGCTCTGGATCGGATAGTCCAGTCTGGTGGATACGTATCGGTGAATACCGGCGGAGTTCCTGATGGCAACGCCACCCCTATTCCTTCAGAAACAGCAGAGCTTGCAATGGATGCCGCTGCCTGCATTGGCTGTGGCGCATGTGTTGCCAGTTGCCCCAATGGGGCGGCGATGCTTTTTACCAGCGCCAAGATCAGCCAGCTCTGCTTATTGCCGCAAGGCCAGGCCGAGCGGAAACAAAGGGCTCTATCCATGGTGGAAACAATGGATAAAGAAGGGTTTGGCAATTGCTCAAACTACAAGGCATGTGAAATAGTGTGCCCTAAATCCATATCCATCCGAAACATAGCCAGAATGAATCGGGAATTTGTGACCGCTACCCTTACTGAGGGATAG
- a CDS encoding NAD(P)/FAD-dependent oxidoreductase: MQYSVVIAGGGPAGLSCAKVLAENGTDVLVLERKSRFGPKVCAGGITWSGLINTIPGQIEEKRFPTQHVFTRLQHAKVVEKEPIIATVSREKLGQHMAQLATKSGAVLKASCQIIKIKKHSLIYLDRLTGEEHKVDFGFLVGADGSSSAVRRYLKIPTESMGVGINYQVPRHANEMEWHLDNRFFGNGYGWIFPHTDSVSIGAYADRKTMPAQKLKSGLIDWARTRGYRLDRHWARAEYINFDYRGWDFGNMFLAGDAAGFASGLTGEGIYPAIVSGEYIGRQLASIEGNDKNFHKLVRVQKIHARALKLTGRNSLLTGLLAESVALALRTGLLDFKNLEMGNR, encoded by the coding sequence ATGCAGTATTCAGTTGTAATTGCCGGCGGCGGCCCCGCAGGTCTTTCCTGTGCCAAAGTTTTGGCTGAGAATGGTACCGACGTACTGGTGCTTGAGAGAAAATCCAGGTTCGGACCGAAGGTATGTGCTGGAGGTATTACCTGGAGCGGTCTGATAAACACTATCCCAGGCCAGATAGAAGAAAAGAGATTCCCAACCCAACACGTCTTTACCAGACTACAGCACGCTAAAGTCGTCGAAAAGGAACCAATTATTGCAACTGTAAGCCGGGAAAAACTCGGCCAGCATATGGCTCAGCTTGCAACAAAGTCCGGCGCAGTACTCAAAGCCAGTTGCCAGATTATCAAGATCAAAAAACACTCGTTAATTTACCTCGATCGCCTTACCGGTGAAGAGCATAAAGTAGATTTCGGGTTTCTGGTTGGCGCAGACGGCTCAAGCTCTGCAGTTCGTAGATATCTCAAAATTCCGACAGAATCAATGGGAGTGGGAATTAACTACCAGGTACCACGACATGCAAATGAAATGGAATGGCATTTGGATAATCGCTTTTTTGGAAATGGGTATGGATGGATTTTTCCTCATACCGACAGCGTTTCGATCGGTGCCTACGCTGATCGAAAAACCATGCCAGCCCAGAAATTGAAATCCGGTCTTATAGACTGGGCCAGAACCCGGGGCTACAGGCTTGATAGACACTGGGCCAGAGCGGAGTATATTAATTTCGATTATCGTGGTTGGGATTTTGGCAATATGTTTCTGGCTGGAGATGCAGCTGGTTTTGCCTCAGGGCTGACCGGCGAAGGGATTTACCCGGCGATTGTATCAGGAGAATATATCGGCAGACAGCTTGCCTCTATAGAAGGTAATGACAAGAATTTCCATAAACTGGTTCGAGTGCAGAAGATTCATGCCAGAGCATTGAAACTGACAGGTAGAAACAGCCTTTTGACCGGGCTGCTTGCAGAGTCGGTTGCTTTAGCCCTCCGCACTGGGCTGCTTGACTTCAAAAATCTCGAAATGGGAAACAGATAG
- a CDS encoding putative signal transducing protein — MKKVYTAANPAEAHIVRGILESHNIIAEVRGEALFSVRGELPMVGDTFPTVWILQDSDHQQAINVVTEYDSKMKEEGTIGEYWVCSSCGEQLEQQFTACWQCGTPREDIIENRELK; from the coding sequence ATGAAAAAAGTGTATACGGCAGCGAACCCGGCTGAAGCGCATATTGTTCGTGGAATACTTGAATCCCACAATATTATCGCAGAAGTTCGTGGCGAGGCATTGTTCAGCGTGCGGGGAGAGTTACCCATGGTTGGTGACACCTTTCCCACTGTCTGGATACTACAAGACAGTGATCACCAGCAGGCCATTAATGTTGTGACAGAGTATGACAGCAAGATGAAGGAAGAGGGGACGATAGGGGAGTATTGGGTTTGTTCCAGTTGCGGGGAACAATTGGAGCAGCAGTTCACTGCCTGTTGGCAATGTGGTACTCCCCGTGAGGATATTATTGAAAACAGGGAGTTGAAGTAG
- a CDS encoding SDR family NAD(P)-dependent oxidoreductase has product MGAEVLITGVSGGLGKALAGLYLERGCTVYGLSRREPAELMKDERFLFSSVDLRDFAATEESLKKHIETKNINLVVLNAGILGDFGDMTTTRLEVMKEVMDVNLWVNKVILDYLFQNGVAVQQVVAISSGASVSGARGWNGYGISKAALNMMVKLYAAERSETHFCALAPGIIDSAMQEHLCGLDASNDYPVLKKLQEARNTKYMPQPAEAAHIVANCIDRLPDVVKSGAYTDVREFQQ; this is encoded by the coding sequence ATGGGAGCTGAAGTACTGATTACAGGAGTGAGTGGCGGCCTTGGCAAAGCGCTGGCTGGATTGTATCTGGAGCGGGGCTGTACCGTATATGGTCTCAGTAGAAGAGAGCCGGCCGAGTTGATGAAAGATGAAAGATTTTTATTCAGCTCTGTTGATCTGAGAGATTTTGCGGCAACCGAAGAATCTCTAAAGAAACACATTGAGACTAAAAACATAAATCTCGTTGTCCTGAACGCTGGTATCCTCGGTGATTTTGGAGATATGACCACAACCAGGCTTGAGGTGATGAAAGAGGTGATGGATGTGAACCTCTGGGTCAACAAGGTCATTCTCGATTATCTATTCCAAAATGGTGTGGCGGTACAACAGGTGGTGGCAATCTCTTCCGGTGCTTCTGTAAGCGGGGCAAGAGGCTGGAACGGGTATGGAATATCCAAAGCTGCGCTGAACATGATGGTGAAGCTCTATGCGGCGGAACGGTCAGAAACACACTTTTGCGCCCTGGCACCTGGAATAATTGATTCCGCAATGCAGGAACATCTCTGTGGGTTGGATGCAAGCAATGATTATCCTGTATTGAAGAAGCTACAAGAAGCCAGAAACACAAAATATATGCCACAACCTGCCGAAGCAGCACACATAGTAGCAAATTGCATCGACCGGCTTCCTGATGTGGTGAAGAGCGGCGCATATACAGATGTGCGAGAGTTTCAACAATAA
- a CDS encoding Mut7-C RNAse domain-containing protein has product MIESILLIKIIGNNQTLLPRQYPCNDDGVVRYPLKRRASMKDIIEALGIPHTEVGAILVNGVESEFEHIPDASQFIEILPFSKDLTIAVNSPLRPKTPLSLRFLADVNVLKLARILRMLGVDTSQAHSTRIRAVAESARQQKRIILTRNKELLKLKSLAYGQLLRSEDPEKQLREVLERFGCLKTDSLALFSRCLECNSPLQRVSKEEVFELLEPLTRKYYDEFSRCTGCGKVYWKGTHYEKMLKIIERVSAGTI; this is encoded by the coding sequence ATGATTGAATCAATACTTCTCATCAAGATAATCGGCAACAACCAGACATTGCTGCCGAGGCAATATCCATGCAACGATGATGGAGTAGTGCGCTATCCTCTTAAGCGAAGGGCTTCAATGAAAGATATCATCGAAGCCCTTGGTATTCCCCATACCGAGGTGGGAGCGATATTGGTAAATGGTGTGGAATCGGAATTCGAACACATTCCGGACGCATCACAATTTATTGAAATACTGCCATTTTCGAAAGACCTCACCATCGCAGTCAATTCCCCTTTACGCCCGAAGACTCCTTTAAGCTTACGTTTTCTCGCAGACGTAAACGTTTTGAAACTGGCAAGAATCCTGCGAATGCTCGGGGTTGATACCTCACAGGCACACTCCACAAGGATTCGTGCAGTGGCTGAAAGTGCCAGGCAGCAAAAACGCATTATTCTTACCAGAAACAAAGAGTTGTTAAAGCTTAAATCCCTGGCCTATGGACAGTTATTACGTTCTGAAGATCCTGAAAAGCAGTTACGAGAGGTTCTGGAACGTTTTGGTTGTCTCAAAACAGATTCTCTTGCATTATTCAGTCGATGTCTTGAATGCAATTCTCCGCTGCAAAGAGTCAGTAAAGAAGAAGTGTTTGAGCTGCTGGAACCGCTCACCAGGAAATATTACGACGAATTCTCCAGATGCACAGGGTGCGGTAAAGTGTACTGGAAGGGCACCCATTATGAGAAAATGCTGAAAATAATAGAGCGGGTGTCTGCAGGCACCATCTGA